ATCAGTGTGTACCCTATCGATCACCACGTCCACATTCCTGGCAGTTAACTGCTGATCGTCATCAGCGTGTACCCTGTCGGTCACCACGTCTACATTCCTGGCAGTTAACTGCTGATCGTCATCAGCGTGTACCCTGTCGGTCACCACGTCTACATTCCTGGCAGTTAACTGCTGATCGTCATCAGTATGTACTCTATCGATCACCACGTCCACATTCCTGGCAGTTAACTGCTGATCGTCATCAGCATGTACCCTGTCGGTCACCACGTCCACGTTCCTGGCAGTTAACTGCTGATCGTCATCAGCGTGTACCCTATCGATCACCACGTCCACATTCCTGGTAGTTAACTGCCGATTGTCATCAGCATGTACCCTATCGATCACCACGTCCACATTCCCATCAGTTAACTGCCGATTGACATCAGCGTGTACCCTGTCGGTCACCACGTCCACATTCCGGGCAGTTAACTGCTGATCGTCATCAGCGTGTATCTTATCAATCACCATGTCCACATTCCTGGCAGTTAACCGCCGATTGTCATCAGCGTGTACCCTGTAGGTCACCACGTCCACATTCCTGGCAGTTAACAGCTGATCGTCATCAGCGTGTACCCTGTCGGTCACCACGTCCACATTCCTGGCAGTTAACTGCTGATCGCCATCAGTATGTACCCTGTCGATCGCCACGTCCAAATTCCTGGCAGTTAACTGCCGATCGTCATCAGCGTGTACCCTGTCGGTCACCACGTCCACATTCCCATCAGTTAACTGCCGATGGACATCAGTGTGTACCCTGTCGGTCACCACGTCCACATTCCTGGCAGTTAACAGCTGATCGTCATCAGCGTGTACCCTATCGATCACCACGTCCACGTTCCTGGCAGTTAACTGCTGATCGCCATCAGCGTGTACCCTGTCGGTCACCACATCCACATTCCTGGCAGTTAACTGCCGATCGTCATCAGCGTGTACCCTGTCGGTCACCACGTCCACGTTCCTGGCAGTTAACTGCCGATCGTCATCAGCGTGTACCCTGTCGGTCACCACGTCCACGTTCCTGGCAGTTAACTGCCGATCGTCATCAGCGTGTACCCTGTCGGTCACCACGTCCACGTTCCTGGCAGTTAACTGCCGATCATCATCAGCGTGTACCCTGTCGGTCACCACGTCCACATTCCTGGCAGTTAACTGCTGATCGCCATCAGCACTTTGCCGGTGGTCACCGCATCCACAGCCGAATGCAACAGTGCCCAGCTCCTGCAATGTCACCATGCCTCAGCTCCCCCTGACCAAACGGCCTCCCTGACTTCGGCATTCTTGCCAAGGGTCCTGACCAGCCGCCAGCCACGCCCCCCCTCCGCGCACGCGCCGCAGCACGCTCCCGGCCACGCGCGGCTCGACGGGGGCCAGCGGGGACAGCAGCGCGCATGCTCGTCAACCGTCAACGCTCCTCTGCACTGCGCATGCTCACCAACCGTCACCCCTCtttcgcccccacccccacccaacagACAGACCCCTGTCAGCGGTGGGCGGGTCCGCGGCACCTCCCCGCCCCCAACCACACCGCCGGGCGGGgcggaatttttaaaaaaaaattaaccggTCCCCGAGGAACACACGGCGAGCGGGGTCCGAATCGGTGAATGGGAGCCGGACCTGGAGCAGAGACGGAGACAGATCCCAACGATCGACGGCCGCGGCCTTTCGCCGGTTGACGGAGCGCCCCGGCCAATGGGGTGACCGCGGAGCTCGGAGGACCCGacttggtcctccaaccaatcgggtGAGGCCTTGTCTTGGTGGTGGGCGGGACGGGGCGCCGGACCAGATCTGATGGACGGGAGCCGCGACCAATCAGATGAATGGGCGTCCAGGCGGACTGGCCGGAGCCTCTAACCAATGGGGCGAGGCTGTAGCGGCGGTGGGGCGGGGCCAGCTTCCTTCAACCAAAACAGACGGTAATTGTGAGGTTTGCGCTTCCTTTGTGACGTCAGCGCTCAGATGTTCCCACGGCTCTGCGGGAACCCAGACTTCCGGGTGTGGTCATGTGACTCTTCCACACGTGTGTCTCACCACCAGAGGGTCCCCCCCATCAGGACACTCCCACACGTGTGTCTcactccctgggtcccccccatGAGGACACTCCCACATGTGTGTCTCACCCCCTGGGTCCCCCCCATGAGGACACTCCCACATGTGTCTCACCCCCTGGGTCCCCCCCATGAGGTCACTCCCACATGTGTGTCTCACCCtcagagctttactctgtctctagtTTCAttgggtcagtgtagagggagctttactctgtatctaaccccgtgctgtccctgtccctgggatggggggcacagtgtagagggagctttactctgtatctaaccccatgctgtccctgggatggggggggacagtgtagagggaggtttaccctgtatctaaccccgtgctgtccctgtccctgggatggggggggacagtgtagagggagctttaccctgtatctaaccccgtgctgtccctgtccctgggatggggggggacagtgtagagggagctttaccctgtatctaaccccgtgctgtccctgtccctgggatggggggcacagtgtagagggagctttactctgtatctaaccccatgctgtccctgggatggggggggacagtgtagagggaggtttaccctgtatctaaccccgtgctgtccctgtccctgggatggggggacagtgtagagggagctttaccctgtatctaaccccgtgctgtccctgtccctgggatgggggggacagtgtagagggagctttaccctgtatctaaccccgtgctgtccctgtccctgggatggggggggacagtgtagagggagctttaccctgtatctaaccccgtgctgtccctgtccctgggatggggggggacagtgtagagggagctttactctgtatctaaccccgtgctgtccctgtccctgggatggggggacagtgtagagggagctttactctgtatctaaccccgtgctgtccctgtccctgtccctgggatgggggggtgggggggggggggggtgggggggggggggggtggacagTGTCGGGGAtgttgtgctgtgtgtgtgtaagagctGATGTAGGTTTCTGTCTGTCCCATACGGTGGGTAAACTGGTGAGCTGTACTGAGTCTGACTGAGGATGGGAGGCAGACTCACTGAGTGAGTGTAGGAGATGGTGGGTAGATGCTGAGCCCGAAGGTGGGGTTAACGCCATCATCTCATTCACACTGGAAAAGCAGGAATCAAAGGGACACATTGCCTTTGCCCACGGCCAGGAACCCCAGGGCCAGGACCACCCACGGCCAGGATCCCCCAGGGCCAGGACGCCCGCACCCTCCCCACGGCCAGCACCTTCCCACAGCCAGGACCCCCCCATGGCCAGGAACCCCCCTCCCCACGGCCAGCACCTCCCCACAGCCAGGACCCCCCTCCCCACGGCCAGCACCTTCCCACGGCCAGCACCTCCCCACAGCCAGGACCCCCCCCACGGCcaggaacccccccccccccccccacacggCCAGCACCTTCCCACGGCCAGCACTTCCCCATGGCCAGGATCCCCCCACGGCCAGCACCTCCCCACGGCAAGCAGCGCCCCCCCCACGGCCAGGACCTCCCCCACTGCCaggaccaccccaccccccacttcccCATGGCCACCACCTCCCCACGGCCATCAGCGCCCCCCCACGGCCAGGACCCCCCCCCACGGCCAGCACCTCCCCCACGGCCAGGACTCCCTCCTCCCATGGCCACCACCTCCCCACGGCCAgcagcagccccccccccccccgcacggCCAGCACCTCCCCACGGCCAggaccaccccacctcccccctccccatggCCACCACCTCCCCATGGCCAgcagcgcccctcccccacggCCAGGACCCCCCCCTCCCATGGCCACCACCTCCCCACGGCCAGCAgcgcccgccccccccccccccgccaggaCCCCCCCCTCCCATGGCCACCACCTCCCCACGGCCagcatcgcccctccccccccaacacgGCCAGCACCTCCCCCACGGCcagcacctcccccccccacggTCAGCACACACCCCCACGGCCAGCACCTCCGGCAAAGAATGACTGAAAAGGTGGTGTGCTTGTTACAGAGAATTTATTGACAGTGGGCCATTAGCTGAAGTGTAACGCTGTCCTGCAGGGATTCCAACTCCCCACAGTCACAATCCGGACACTGACCGGGTCAGCAGCTGGGACATCCCACACAAACTGTCTGAAGCTAAACATAATGATTCAGGGTCCCAGAAACTGAAACTCACAGGAACCCCGGTCATTTCTCCAGGACTCAGTGACATTATTAACCCTTCACTTCAGTTTGCAGACGGTCACACAGGGAGCTCACAGGAGAATTCTACAACTGACACGACCGATATCCACACTGCCAGGTTCAAGACATGTTCTGGTTCATTTCCAATGTGGGTGTCAGGAACAGAGCCCAGCAGTTACTCCTCCCTCCCtagctgcctttgagaaggtggtgggggtgagctgccttcttgaaccactgcagtaggtagacccttagggagggaattcccggATTCTGACCtagccacactgaaggaatggccaatatatttccaagtcaggatggggagtggcttggagtaGGACTAGCaaagggtggtgttcccatgtacctgctagCCCTGTCCAAGGTGGAACTGGTCATggtggaaggtgctgttgaaagagACTTGGTGCATTTCTGCCTTGGCGatgttacacactgctgctgctgctgctgctgctgagtgtcggtgggtggatgtagtgccaattgGCCAGGGGCAAAGCAGCCCTCCAGCtcggtgttgagcttcttgagtgttatcggaattgcccccatccagggcaactGGGGTGTACTCTGCCACATTCCAGGGTGGTACCTTGTTGatgatttggggagtcaggaggggagttactcgctgcaggattcccagccgcTGTGTTTATCTAGGGTTGGGTCCAggccagtttctggtcaatggtaacccccaggatgttggatAATGGGCGTGTCAGTGACGGTAAAATGGGGTGATGGCTAAGTGATTCTcctttgttggaaatggtcattccCTGCCACTTGTGCAGTAtgaatgctgattttttttcaagtCCTCCTGTGGGTGTCACCAGCAGGACTGCCCCTAACAGCCTGTGTAAAAGTGGTGTAACTGCTGAAGGCTGTGTGTTATCGGGGGACAGACTCTCGGGATGGAGGGTGACCTGTGTTCTACTCTGGATCAGTGGGGTCTGGAGAGGAGCGAGTGCGTCACTTTGGATTCTGCTCTCTGTGGGACAGGTCGGgccaggttagatagattggtcAGGCTCCGGGCTCTCCCCCACACCTCCAATCCATTCATTCCCCACAGAATCTCCAGAGGAATGCCTTCTCTCAGCAGGGAACACCGCAGAGGGCTGCCGAGGCTGAGagagagggttttttttaaatcaggaaGGGGAACGGAGGGGAAAAGGCCGGAAAATGGGAGTCGAGGGTGATCGGGTCAGTCTCCGCAAATGGTGGTGAGTTCTTGTCCCCAAGCATCCCCTTCAGTTGTAAGTGAGGAGAGGGGGGTCTCGGCAGAGTTACTCCTGATCGTAAAAGAACAAGAACGAAAGGAGCAGAGTTAAGGTGAAGTCCAAACTAAGTAAAGGGTGATGTGAAAAAGAAATCCATTCCACCCAGCAAACAGTTAAGAGTGTGGAATGAATTACCTGGAAATGGGAGAGGTTCAACAGAGACATTCCAGAGGGGCATGGGGTGGGTATTTGGACAGAAATAGAATACAGGGATGTTGGGGAAAAGTGCAGGAGGTTAGATACGAGGGGGATAGAAATTGGTGCTGGCACGATGGACtgaattctgtgattgtgtgttaCCCAGTGACAATGGGGAGGGGGCTGGTGGGTGGGGGCTTGAATGGGGGCAGTGATTTAGAAAGTTGAGGGAGGTGTGGACACATGGACTGACTGGCTGTACAGCAGgagcatccccccccccccccccctctaacccgtgggagggagtggggcaggGGGTGCCAGTGGCTTATCCCCTGAGTGGAGCCGGCGATGGGCTTGCAGGTTAGACAGGTAGGTGAAGCCTTTTCCACAGTGTGGGCAGGTGAAGGGGCGCTCGCCTGTGTGTACCCGCCGGTGCCCCAGCAGGCTGGAGGAGTAGGTGAACCCCTTACCGCACTCCAGGCAGGTGAAGGGGCGCtcgccagtgtggacccgctggtgggtgcGCAGGCTGAatgactgggtgaagcccttgccacaCAGGGAGCAGGTGAAGGGGCGCTCGCCGGTGTGTACCCGCTGGTGGGTGCGCAGGCTGAAGGCGTGGGCGAAGCTCTTGCTGCAGAGTGAGCAGGTGAAGGGGCGCTCGCCGGTGTgcacccgctggtgggtcagtaGCCCCCCGGCGCTCACAAAACGCTTCAGACAGAGCGGGCAGCCGAACGGCCTCTCGCCAGTGTGTAACCGCTGGTGTTTCATCAGACACTGGGCACTCTTAAACCTCTTCCCACACTCACCGCAGCCAAAGGGGCGCTCCTCGCTGTGTACCCGCCGGTGGGAGCACAGGGCAGAGGACTGGGCAAAGCCTTTGCCACACACCGGGCAGGTAAAGGGCCGCTCTCCGGTGTGGGAGCGTCGGTGAGCCTCCAGCACTGAGGGGTGCAggtatcctttcccacagtccgCACAGGCGTACAGGCGGGCCTTGTCATGGGTACGCCGGTGCGTGTTGAGCTTGGCCAGGTAGACAAAGCCCTTGCCACAGTCCTCACACTCAAACCAGGTGCCAGCGGTGTGGCTGCTCTTGTGCCGGGACAGCGAGGAGGTGTAGGCAAACTGCTTCCCGCACACGTCACACCCGTACCGCGCCTCtccagggccagggccagggccgGGGCAACTGTCTTCTTCTTCCATCCTGCGGCCTTTCGGGATCCCAGACGAGCGAGATACCATCAAGGCCCCTGAAGGCAGGTTCCAGCTTTCTGTCAGGAGGAGATGATACAGCTCTGAAAGACACCTGCTAAAAGAGAAAAGACTTGCTGTCAGCCTGCACTTCTAAGGACAAAGGAGGTCACATTCTGAAAGGAGCAACAATTTAGGCTGCATGGTCTCTGGCCAGTAGGTATCAATCTCTGTAACACACAGTTCCTAGCAGACATCAAACACAACGTCACACGCTGACTGAGAGACTCCAGGTGGGCTAAGGAATCAAGtgagaaactcagcaactctgACGCTGGagaaagagaaatggagttaTGTTCTGTATCTGGTACCactgacgtgtgtgtgtgtgtgtgtgtgtgtgtgtgtgtgtgtgagagagagagtaggtgtGGTGGGGAGGTGGTAGAGAGGAGGGGCAGTGGTGTGGGTGATGGCGAGTCATGTCATTTGAGGGTGTGGGCTCGATTGCCTCCTTCctcttgtccccctcccttgtGAACGAATTCCGGacacagtgtcctgttcctgactgCTCCTTCATACAGCTCTGCCACCTTTCTCAATTTGTGCATATAGGTTACTAGGAACGTTCTTTCACTTCTCCCAACCTGGCAGCCAAAATGATCGcttcacgccgtctctgcgctacacgccgtctctgcgctacacgccgtctctgcgctacacgccgtctctgcgccacacgccgtctctgcgccacacgccgtctctgcgccacacgccgtctctgcgccacacgccgtctctgcgctacacgccgtctctgcgcctcacgccgtctctgcgcctcacgccgtctctgcgctacacgccgtctctgcgcctcacgccgtctctgcgcctCACGCCATCTCTGCGCTACgcctcacgccgtctctgcgctacacgccgtctctgcgctacacgccgtctctgcgcttcacgccgtctctgcgctacgcctcacgccgtctctgcgctacacgccgtctctgcgctacacgccgtctctgcgctacacgccgtctctgcgcctcacgccgtctctgcgcctcacgccgtctctgcgctacacgccgtctctgcgcctcacgccgtctctgcgcctCACGCCATCTCTGCGCTACgcctcacgccgtctctgcgctacacgccgtctctgcgctacacgccgtctctgcgcttcacgccgtctctgcgctacacgccgtctctgcgctacacgccgtctctgcgctacacgccgtctctgcgctacgcctcacgccgtctctgcgctacacgccgtctctgcgctacacgccgtctctgcgctacacgccgtctctgcgctacacgccgtctctgcgctacacgccgtctctgcgccacacgccgtctctgcgccacacgccgtctctgcgctacacgccgtctctgcgctacacgccgtctctgcgctacacgccgtctctgcgccacacgccgtctctgcgccacacgccgtctctgcgcctcacgccgtctctgcgcttcaCGCCATCTCTGCGCTACgcctcacgccgtctctgcgctacacgccgtctctgcgctacacgccgtctctgcgctacacgccgtctctgcgctacgcctcacgccgtctctgcgcttcaCGCCATCTCTGCGCTACgcctcacgccgtctctgcgctacacgccgtctctgcgctacacgccgtctctgcgctacgcctcacgccgtctctgcgcttcaCGCCATCTCTGCGCTACgcctcacgccgtctctgcgctacacgccgtctctgcgctacacgccgtctctgcgctacacgccgtctctgcgcttcacgccgtctctgcgctacgcctcacgccgtctctgcgcctcacgccgtctctgcgccacacgccgtctctgcgctacacgccgtctctgcgcttcaCGCCATCTCTGCGCTACgcctcacgccgtctctgcgctacacgccgtctctgcgcttcacgccgtctctgcgctacacgccgtctctgcgctacacgccgtctctgcgctacgcctcacgccgtctctgcgctacacgccgtctctgcgctacacgccgtctctgcgccacacgccgtctctgcgccacacgccgtctctgcgccacacgccgtctctgcgccacacgccgtctctgcgcctcacgccgtctctgcgccacacgccgtctctgcgccacacgccgtctctgcgcctcacgccgtctctgcgcctcacgccgtctctgcgccacacgccgtctctgcgccacacgccgtctctgcgccacacgccgtctctgcgccacacgccgtctctgcgcttcacgccgtctctgcgctacgcctcacgccgtctctgcgccacacgccgtctctgcgccacacgccgtctctgcgccacacgccgtctctgcgccacacgccgtctctgcgctacacgccgtctctgcgctacgcctcacgccgtctctgcgcctcacgccgtctctgcgctacacgccgtctctgcgcttcacgccgtctctgcgctacgcctcacgccgtctctgcgcttcacgccgtctctgcgcttcacgccgtctctgcgctacgcctcacgccgtctctgcgcctcacgccgtctctgcgctacacgccgtctctgcgctacacgccgtctctgcgcttcaC
The sequence above is a segment of the Hemiscyllium ocellatum isolate sHemOce1 unplaced genomic scaffold, sHemOce1.pat.X.cur. scaffold_783_pat_ctg1, whole genome shotgun sequence genome. Coding sequences within it:
- the LOC132814277 gene encoding gastrula zinc finger protein XlCGF8.2DB-like; this encodes MVSRSSGIPKGRRMEEEDSCPGPGPGPGEARYGCDVCGKQFAYTSSLSRHKSSHTAGTWFECEDCGKGFVYLAKLNTHRRTHDKARLYACADCGKGYLHPSVLEAHRRSHTGERPFTCPVCGKGFAQSSALCSHRRVHSEERPFGCGECGKRFKSAQCLMKHQRLHTGERPFGCPLCLKRFVSAGGLLTHQRVHTGERPFTCSLCSKSFAHAFSLRTHQRVHTGERPFTCSLCGKGFTQSFSLRTHQRVHTGERPFTCLECGKGFTYSSSLLGHRRVHTGERPFTCPHCGKGFTYLSNLQAHRRLHSGDKPLAPPAPLPPTG